One Brevibacillus choshinensis genomic window carries:
- a CDS encoding Asp23/Gls24 family envelope stress response protein gives MTVEMSTSLGKIDVTEEVIARIAGGAAMEVFGLVGMSPRKALKDGIAELLGRDNLSKGVVVHNQNGEVTLDMHIIVSYGVKISEVAGNVQRRVRYTLEQTVGIDVTAVNIFVQGVRTDRDT, from the coding sequence ATGACAGTGGAAATGAGCACATCTCTGGGGAAAATAGATGTAACAGAAGAAGTGATCGCTCGGATTGCGGGAGGCGCCGCTATGGAAGTCTTCGGACTCGTAGGTATGTCTCCGCGAAAAGCGCTTAAGGATGGAATCGCCGAGCTGCTGGGACGAGATAACCTGAGCAAAGGGGTCGTCGTTCACAACCAGAACGGTGAAGTGACATTGGACATGCATATCATCGTCAGTTATGGCGTTAAAATTTCTGAGGTCGCGGGTAATGTACAGCGTCGCGTTCGTTATACCTTGGAGCAAACTGTAGGAATCGATGTCACTGCCGTGAATATTTTCGTGCAGGGAGTTCGTACAGACAGGGATACATAA
- the rpmB gene encoding 50S ribosomal protein L28 — MARRCFVTGKSAKAGNARSHSMRATRRTWGVNVQKVRILVNGKPKRVYVSTRALKSGLVTRV; from the coding sequence ATGGCACGTCGTTGCTTTGTAACTGGTAAATCTGCTAAAGCAGGAAACGCTCGCTCCCACTCCATGCGCGCAACTCGCCGCACTTGGGGTGTTAACGTACAAAAAGTGCGCATTCTGGTAAATGGTAAACCAAAGCGCGTTTATGTAAGTACACGAGCACTGAAATCCGGACTCGTAACTCGCGTGTAG
- the spoVM gene encoding stage V sporulation protein SpoVM, translating into MRFYTIKLPKFLGGMIRGIIEAFNKKK; encoded by the coding sequence ATGCGGTTTTACACCATCAAGTTGCCGAAGTTCCTAGGTGGCATGATTCGCGGCATCATAGAGGCATTCAACAAGAAAAAATGA